From a single Phalacrocorax carbo chromosome 10, bPhaCar2.1, whole genome shotgun sequence genomic region:
- the NATD1 gene encoding protein NATD1 — translation MAHSAPLGLLEQGCPIQVEHDRKRRQFTVRLNGCHDKAVLLYEYVGKRIVDLQHTEVPDAYRGRGIAKHLAKAALDFVVEEDLKAHLTCWYIQKYVKENPLPQYLEHLQP, via the exons ATGGCGCACTCGGCGCCGCTCGGCCTcctggagcagggctgccccATCCAGGTGGAGCACGATCGGAAGCGGCGGCAGTTCACCGTGCGGCTGAACG GTTGCCACGACAAGGCGGTGCTGCTCTATGAATATGTGGGGAAGCGGATCGTGGACTTGCAGCACACGGAAGTACCGGATGCCTATCGAGGGAGAGGAATAGCTAAGCACCTTGCAAAG GCAGCCCTGGACTTCGTGGTGGAGGAGGACCTGAAAGCTCACCTGACGTGCTGGTACATTCAGAAATACGTCAAGGAGAACCCGCTGCCGCAGTACCTGGAACACTTGCAGCCTTAA